A region of the Scatophagus argus isolate fScaArg1 chromosome 19, fScaArg1.pri, whole genome shotgun sequence genome:
aaattgtttgtttaatgcTGGAAATGGCATCTGTAGAATGCACCGAGGCTGAATCTATCAAATGCTAAAAAGCAGTAATAAAACAATTAGTTCCAATTGACGAACTGACAGTGTCATCACCGTCATCATCACCTTTAGTGCTTTTGAAATCTATCTGTTTTCTAGATCCCTCCAGGTTCATTTGGGTTCAGTGCAGATCCCAGCAGGGGTGCTAGACACAAGAGGGTGGGTGGGTGCCAAACCTCACTGTTGCCTTCAAATGAATAGAGGAACTTAAGTGACCCCAGACGAGCCAGTGTTAGGGCAACTGTGAAAGGCTCATGGCGGCACCTAGCAACATCTCTCAAAGAAAAGGGAGCGTGTCCTTCACATTATACTGTATGAAAATATGAGTGCTTATGAATTAAGCCAGAATATCAATGCCAGCTTAGTCAGTAATGCATGAATTAACTGTTGATGCGTCCTAATTCGGTACTGCCGCaagtatttcaaacaaaaacacacacgtaaGACATCACTTCACATCTTTCAGAGAGAACACAGTATGTCTAATAGTTATGCTGACTGgatctttattgtttttgagAAAAGTTAAACaattcttttaaataaaataatattgaGAGTGAGATACTGAGTTGTTAGGAGTAAGTAAGTAAGCTTACGAAACCTTCATTAAAAGGTTCCCATTGTGAGGTAGAAACGGAAGCCTATGCTGATCGTGCACAGATGTAGAAACTCTAAATGCCTTTTAATATCAGTAAAGTCATAATGCACAGTAATAGCGTAATCCAACACCACAGTGATCAAATATGTTTCTCATTAAGACAATGCTTCTTGATATGAACCACGTGAATTTTAAGGATGTTGAGTGGTTACCAATTTTatccagcaggtggcagcaaaGGACTGcataaaaagtaaacaagtaATTTGTCTTTGAGCCGTTCGCTGTTTATAGATGTGTGGTGCCATGTTTAAATTGAATACAAGCCCATGTGTTTCTAATGTGTTCTATGTTTACAATAGTCATGTTAAATTATAAAGTTGAAGAGTTTAAAGTTTAAGATATCTGGATTCACAGCATGATGACTGAAACAGACTGATCTTTCAGAGGTGACAGCAATGTCACGGAATTGACTGATTATTTGctatataatgtaaaaacagaTATTCTTAAGCTTTGTATATGGTTTTGTTCAAAGTTCATTGGAATATTTGACATTCAGCTTGAAGCCCCGCAGTGCTTCACACAGGATGCCCCTGTACAAAATCACTACCAGAGCTTTTCCAACCTGCATTCGCGCTTGTGTGGTTGTGTTGGTTGGTTACCATCAGCAGCTTTAAAGGCTGAATTATCCTGAAGcggctgcagagagaaaacaccatGCATTATTATAGACTAGTAACACATCTCAGGTGTTTTCAAAGAGTAGACTCTAAGTTCAAAATGACCATTTTTCCTTCTCtacaccaccacctcctccttctcttcagtGACGACTCAGAGAAGAGTTTTTTAGgatgaaaatataaaactcACATGTTCTCTTTATTTGCTGTATATAGATAGATGTACACCACTGGAGATTTGgataaaagcacacacaaaaagctcaTGTATGTAGAatctcaacaaaaacaaaaaaaaaccaaaaaaaacgGAAAAGATGTCAGATTacaaatagattaaaaaaaaaacaaaaactatcCAAATTGTATACGGAATCTAAATGTAAATAGTCACATGTGCTGAAGTCTGTGCCACATACCACCTGTCTGCAATTGCTACTAACTTCTACATTCTGTACACGGGGTGTTTGTACAAAATATGAAATCTACCATTCAATAATAGTTATAACATAAAAGTACATTGTATGTACAATATTGTATGAAGTCATTTAGTATAGATACTAAAGGACACTtcattctttttaaagaaaaagaaaacaaagcttaTTTAAAATGAAGAGAGCTCCAAAGAAGCCAATATTAAAGCCATTTCAAGAAGAACAACAGTCACCAGTGGGGACACTCCTGCATGACAACCTTGTCAGAGGATGCAAATAACTGAAGGGATGGAATCACTTTCCTTTCATCAAATCCACTATAATACCCAGAGTGGAAGTGAATGAGGTTTCTGTAAAAGCTTTTGGTGAATGTTGTTCTTcaagacaaacatggacagAGTAAAACAATGCGACTGCAGTATTATTTACAATTTGCACATTCAGTTGAAACACTGATGAGGAGGTTCTGCAGGCAAAGGAAgaataaaaaccacaacaaaaaggATTTGCAAACATTCACAAGCAGATCCAATCAGATGTCCAAATAACGGGCCGCACAGGGTTTCACTGCAGGGGCGGGGGAGGTGGGGGTATAGCCAGCGTGCAGGTCTGGGCAAAAGGGTACAAATCTTTAGCAGAACGGGACAGTGGGAGCACAGGATGGAAAAGTAGGGAGGTGATTTCCTCTCATTAACAGGCACCCAGGGGAGTTGACCCGAACAACATGACAGACAGCATCACGGATTTCATTTCTTTActagtttgtttgtgtttgtgtgtgtgtgagtgtgtgtacttcTATTTTCTTTCAAGTTTTATCAGGAAGTGCTTCATTGCCAAAGTGGTTTGGGGCAAccactctgctgctcctctctaGTTTCTAactacaaaaatcaactttgtAGCTTCAACAAGGCATGTGCTGGAGTCCAAGAGGCTGGAAGTGTGCCTAGTATGGACTTGAACGCATCTTGTTTTTGGAAACCAAtgttacaattttttttttttttttttttttttaatggatatGGCATTTCAGTTCATGCTACTACTCGATTCTCAGTTGAGCAAATATCCCCTTACACTATAAAAGgcactgtgaaaaataaaggcTTAATGACCTCTTCAAACATACCTCATATATGAAGCAGTCTAATCTCACATTAagtgttttataaataaaaggGTCTTACTTGAGAAGAGTAGAAAAACCGGTCACCGTCAGCTGTTTCTGCCCCTGTTTGACTTTTctcaacacactgcaacattGCGTAAAACCCAGATCAGCAAACACACCTCTTTGACCTCTCGTAAGTCTCACATGAATGACTGCAACAATGACCATGTTAAAACACACTCCTACAACAGCTGGATGTGAACGGGCAACTAAAAATAAATCCCACAATCACCTCTCATGTAACTTGTGTGGCAAGCCCGGCTCGGACTGGACTTGTCCCAAGGACCAGTGAAATGGATCTCTCTATGTAATCAACTGTTGGACCGTTGTTTGAGCTGTTGATACACAGTGCAACCCGAGTGAACTTACTTCCTACAAGTGATGGTAATCAAGAAAAGGAACTAAATTAATGAGAGAAGTTGGCACCAAACTATGTTTCTACACATGTTCATTGAAAATCCCAGAACCTGGACCTCTGTCAGGCCAGCACTGTTTGAATCACAGACCTGTGTTGTAACACTTTTGTACCAGACATGCTCTACTGGGAGTCCCAGTTGTTCCTGTTCTGATTAACAGAATGATCAATGAATCTTCACAGCTaacggaaaaagaaaaatagcaaGCTCCAAACAGAACTGTTTTACTGATACAAAGTGTGTTTGACTCCAAGAGGAGCTCCTAATATACTATGTaggaaaaaatataaacagctgTCTTGTTAAAACATTATGAGAAAAATAGCTAATATCATATAtagaaacaacattttctcaTCAACTGATGCcttaacatgaaaacaaaacattaaaccaGAGACGTTCTCTGGGGAGGTTACAGTTGGGCTCATATTATTTGTACAAGCACCTGACATCTACAAAGAAGAGGCAAGAAGAGAAGACAgctcacacctcacacacccacacagaacACCTGAGAGAAATGACCAGAAGGGGGCAGCACAGCACcccaaacaaaaagcaacaggaggacaggaaaagagaaagaacagggaGGTAAAAGAGACACACCGAGTATAGCATCTTGGGTGCAGTTCAGGGAGTGCATGTCATGGTCATGCAGGACCATCCAGCACCACAGACATCTCTGCTGGACAACAACCAGTTAGGTAAAAGAGCATGGAGGTGGGGCAGGGTCAATAGGGACCGAGCACCGCTTGTCCCGCAAAAGCCAAACCGGGCTTGGATGTGCGGCTTTAGACATTTTCTGTGTCAGGTGGAGTTGGGACTGTTAAGTTCTGTGTTGTGCTGGGCTGGACTGAGATACCACAGTTCTGTTGTTGTGCTGGCCTATGTGGGCCTGTGGTTCCTCTGTGGTGAATGCTGCTTCTGCTGGTTTACAGTGGATCTGGGATGGCCTCTTAGTGGCCCTCATGTGTTGTCAACATGTCCTCAGCTCTCCGGTGCATCTCCAAGGCTGTGACAGTACAGATGTCCCTGGGAAGTTCTGATTTCCTCCGCATCAACGGGCGCTCTTTACGCTGATCTTTTTGGAGCTGGACACATTGAAAGAGGGGGACATGGTAACATTAGAAATACTCAACACTAAGACACACTTCAGCCCTACTTCTCCCTCCCTCCGCAATCATCTCACTTCTGTACACTACGTAACCAGAAAAGTCTGAAATTTgatctgaacaaaaacaagtgtGCGTTTCTCCAACATCCTGCTCTCACACTTTAAACAAGCacataacaaaaacatgtcttttcAGTATGATTCAATTTGGGATAAGTGGGTTGGCCCTGTTCAACTAAGAAGTTGGACGACATCTTTGTAACTCATGTCTGGTTTGAATAACCATcttcagaaaaagagaaataatattTATAGGACTGAAGACCAGAAATGACCTCTGATACTTTAGCTCTGGCTGGGTATTAGTAAGTTCATTTATGTCCAATCACATGTACATAGATACCATTTGAGCATTTACACGCTATATatacagcagaaacaaaacatactaAAACGCAAAAGACCccaaataattttaattaagcAATGTTACACTTAAGAACACAGTAAAATATCTGTAACTTCAGAGAAACCctaacaatgaaaacatggaTGAGGTGGAAGGCCAACTGTCTGGTTTATCTAATGCAACATAATGTGCAGTATGGAAAATAAGTCAGGCTGTATAAGCCACTCTTGAGAAAAATTACCATCGCTTACATATAAAATGAGAATAATTTGTTGAGAACTGGTTGCAAAAAGCCAGTTGATGAGTGCTATCTGAAGCAGGAGCATATAAAGACAAAATCATAGCTTGTCCTTTTCAGCTTTATATGGTCATGTGTTGGTCCAAACTAACAGAATCAAAGTCATCTGGACATTAGTAGGTTCACACAAAGCAGTCACATTGTACATGGAGTCTAGTGTCTTTGGGCATCAgccacaaacagaaacacacaaatactcactgCTACAGTACAATAAACACACATCCACTCCTGACCTGTGTGGCTTCCTCCTCTACTGTTTTCTTTAGCATGTTGACGTCATCTAGCAGCGGCCCATCAGTCTCCATGTCCATTGTAGCATCTGAGCCACCCGAGTCAATGTACATCAGAAACTGTACagggagcagggaggaggagtgaggagcgGTTAGACACCATACCTTTCTGGTGTACACTCATTACTAGTCTTTGACTTTGATCAACTTGATCAAGAAATGTTTAGATTTCACATTCAGACTTATTTCGGATGCTCAATGACCTTTTGAGAATATATGGAGCTTTAACTACGCCTCTCAGCTCCACCTTGCTCACTGATGGAGACatcattattgttttaaaatctctttGCTCACCTGCGGGTTTGATTTCGCAAGATTCTCAATCTTCAGCCAtgcatcttctctctctttccatttggCTTTCTCTCTGAGAGACGCACCAAAACAGGCATAATGATTATAGACTGCATCAAAAGGAAATatttacacaaagacacactgaagcCAAAAATCTATCTAAGTATTTCAGAAGTTTATGATTCAGATTACTTTTTCTGGCTTACTTGTCTGCTTAgtcattttttccatttctacTGATGTTTGTATGATTTTGTCTATGACGAGAGAGAGTGTGCTGTAGCTGGAAACTCGGATGTGATGCCTCGCTTGTGACTTACTTGCTTTTCTCTGCCCTGAACTGTTGGGTGCAGTCATCAAACAACTTCTGGTTCATCTCCATGAAGAGTTTCAGAGCGTTGTAGATCAACCCATGGATggtcctgcagacagacaaggaTTGCCACAGGTCACTTGATTTACGTACTTGgtaaagaaacagagacagacacaaggGAAAGCCCGAGTGGGTGACTCACTTGTTCCAGTGGGTCTTGGAGTTGCGGTACAGGGATGGGAACATGATGGGCAGGATCTTAGCAGCATTGTCACTGATCAGGCTCATGATGTACTCGTTGTTCCAGTAGTACAGAGCTCGTTCTGCCACCTAACAACACATCAGTGTATAACCTGATTACATATGTAGACAGACAACGTTTgataagaagagaaaaacaaacatgttaaacataCTATACTACATCATATGTGTGCTAGGACTGATTTCAGACCTGAAAGTGAGGACTGGCCACACACTTGGCCAACTGTCTGAAGAGGGGCTCCATGACTTTGACAAACTCCGAAGGCTCAATAACGTCCAGGATCTCCTCCAGTTCATTGAGGAACATTACCTCTTTCGGACTGTGGGTCTTTGGCCAGTACTTTAACAAAGCCATCACCGTCTGCACACAATAGGACAAGAAgcttaaagaagaaaaaggataCCTGATCTGAAACGCATTTTGTCCTCTACTTACtaagattttaaaataacacaaagaggCAATCTTGAagacataataaaaaaagactatttttaTGCCAAATATGCTGCACATGAGTACtgaagaaaaatcaaataacaaataattacactatgtaaatattaaaaattagCCTTTGGCAACAGAGTTCTATTGTTCATCCAAGCATTGACTAATCTTGAGGAGACAGCATATGGAAGAATGATTCAATTAACACAACAATAGTAATAAATCATATCTTACCGGTTCTGTGAGGGTGCTATCCTTCTCTAAGAACTGTACCACACAATAGGCCAGCTAAGGGAGGAAAATAACACAAGGTTACCACTTCTAACAATACTGCAGCATTGTAAACATGGATATTATCAGAGCAAAGTGCAATacaatatttaaacacacaaagtggTTACCTGTGGGTGATATACGCTAAGAGACTTGACTTTGTGTAGTGGCAGTAAAACTTTCAGCAGGAATATCTTGTGCTCTTCTTTCAAAGGTAATGCAAATCCATTGATTATGCTGTAAAGAGAAAGGTGGCCATTAGTAAGTGCTCTCATTGTACGCAAGACTCTAATGGTCTCTATAAGCAACAGAGAATCACTTCGAAAGCACCGAATCATTTCACTGCTGAAAATCATCAGTAGAAAtgaaccaaaaccaaaaacaaaatgtaccaTCAAAATGTAACATCAGGAAGGTTTTAAGGGTACACCTCTCAAAAAATATCTTACCTGCCTAATATTTCCAATAATTCTGCTATTCCATTATGATGCTCAGTCTCGTAAATgaacctgaaaaacagcaacacgGTGATCACCATTGCGGTATATTTAACACTCCAAATAGTCACACAGATGACTAATAACGTCACAAGTGTACCTCACTCAGCTACTCACTCACCTATAAAATATGTTATTAATCTGTTTCCTAATGTATGCTCGCAGCCCCAGGAACTTGCCATAGATGCGATGAAGAGTGGTCTTTAAAAAATCTCTTTCCCTGGGGTCTTCACTGTCAAACAGCTCTAAGAGCTGAACATAGACATAAAATGAGAAATTGAAAGCAACTGCTGAGAGCAAAGATCTTTGAAAGAGAAATGCACTCAATCAATGTCTTTACtctgaaacagtgaaaaccATACACACAAGCTTGTATTATTATCACCTCACCTGCATTACGAACTTCTGGTCAATATACTTTTTGGCTATGTTTGGTTGAAAGTCAGGTGACTCTAAGAACCGCAGGAAGAATTCATAGACAAGCTGAAGAAAGAGCAGATGTGAAAAGAATTTAGAGTAACAGCTGCATGGATTTTCAGTGAATAAACAAGACTTGTACGTGTGCTGTGTACCTGTAGATGAGGCCATGCTGCCTCAAGTGTGGGCTCATCCTCCTCTGGGTCAAACTCTGCACCTGTGGGATTGGATGATGGCGGCAACGTCCTAAACATATTCACAGCAAACTGGAGCCGGGAGCAGGGGAACAGAGAAAGGAAAGTAAGGAAAGTCAACTCAAAAATTCACAGTAAATTCAACCTCAGTCGACATAAGGGATTCACAAAATCAT
Encoded here:
- the ppp2r5cb gene encoding protein phosphatase 2, regulatory subunit B', gamma b isoform X4, whose protein sequence is MLACTRAASGMVLDAPSSNGPFQPVALVHFRDVPPAEQEKLFIQKLRQCCVLFDFVSDPLSDLKWKEVKRAALSEMVEYITHNRNVITEPIYPEVVHMFAVNMFRTLPPSSNPTGAEFDPEEDEPTLEAAWPHLQLVYEFFLRFLESPDFQPNIAKKYIDQKFVMQLLELFDSEDPRERDFLKTTLHRIYGKFLGLRAYIRKQINNIFYRFIYETEHHNGIAELLEILGSIINGFALPLKEEHKIFLLKVLLPLHKVKSLSVYHPQLAYCVVQFLEKDSTLTEPTVMALLKYWPKTHSPKEVMFLNELEEILDVIEPSEFVKVMEPLFRQLAKCVASPHFQVAERALYYWNNEYIMSLISDNAAKILPIMFPSLYRNSKTHWNKTIHGLIYNALKLFMEMNQKLFDDCTQQFRAEKSKEKAKWKEREDAWLKIENLAKSNPQLQKDQRKERPLMRRKSELPRDICTVTALEMHRRAEDMLTTHEGH
- the ppp2r5cb gene encoding protein phosphatase 2, regulatory subunit B', gamma b isoform X1, giving the protein MPNKTKKDKETPKSGKVGKSGGQENSEHESTNRKASNSVPPTTQLLKGKQPGSQTPVKKDKRQSSSRFSLSNNRELQKLPAFKDVPPAEQEKLFIQKLRQCCVLFDFVSDPLSDLKWKEVKRAALSEMVEYITHNRNVITEPIYPEVVHMFAVNMFRTLPPSSNPTGAEFDPEEDEPTLEAAWPHLQLVYEFFLRFLESPDFQPNIAKKYIDQKFVMQLLELFDSEDPRERDFLKTTLHRIYGKFLGLRAYIRKQINNIFYRFIYETEHHNGIAELLEILGSIINGFALPLKEEHKIFLLKVLLPLHKVKSLSVYHPQLAYCVVQFLEKDSTLTEPTVMALLKYWPKTHSPKEVMFLNELEEILDVIEPSEFVKVMEPLFRQLAKCVASPHFQVAERALYYWNNEYIMSLISDNAAKILPIMFPSLYRNSKTHWNKTIHGLIYNALKLFMEMNQKLFDDCTQQFRAEKSKEKAKWKEREDAWLKIENLAKSNPQFLMYIDSGGSDATMDMETDGPLLDDVNMLKKTVEEEATQLQKDQRKERPLMRRKSELPRDICTVTALEMHRRAEDMLTTHEGH
- the ppp2r5cb gene encoding protein phosphatase 2, regulatory subunit B', gamma b isoform X2, which codes for MPNKTKKDKETPKSGKVGKSGGQENSEHESTNRKASNSVPPTTQLLKGKQPGSQTPVKKDKRQSSSRFSLSNNRELQKLPAFKDVPPAEQEKLFIQKLRQCCVLFDFVSDPLSDLKWKEVKRAALSEMVEYITHNRNVITEPIYPEVVHMFAVNMFRTLPPSSNPTGAEFDPEEDEPTLEAAWPHLQLVYEFFLRFLESPDFQPNIAKKYIDQKFVMQLLELFDSEDPRERDFLKTTLHRIYGKFLGLRAYIRKQINNIFYRFIYETEHHNGIAELLEILGSIINGFALPLKEEHKIFLLKVLLPLHKVKSLSVYHPQLAYCVVQFLEKDSTLTEPTVMALLKYWPKTHSPKEVMFLNELEEILDVIEPSEFVKVMEPLFRQLAKCVASPHFQVAERALYYWNNEYIMSLISDNAAKILPIMFPSLYRNSKTHWNKTIHGLIYNALKLFMEMNQKLFDDCTQQFRAEKSKEKAKWKEREDAWLKIENLAKSNPQLQKDQRKERPLMRRKSELPRDICTVTALEMHRRAEDMLTTHEGH
- the ppp2r5cb gene encoding protein phosphatase 2, regulatory subunit B', gamma b isoform X3, with protein sequence MLACTRAASGMVLDAPSSNGPFQPVALVHFRDVPPAEQEKLFIQKLRQCCVLFDFVSDPLSDLKWKEVKRAALSEMVEYITHNRNVITEPIYPEVVHMFAVNMFRTLPPSSNPTGAEFDPEEDEPTLEAAWPHLQLVYEFFLRFLESPDFQPNIAKKYIDQKFVMQLLELFDSEDPRERDFLKTTLHRIYGKFLGLRAYIRKQINNIFYRFIYETEHHNGIAELLEILGSIINGFALPLKEEHKIFLLKVLLPLHKVKSLSVYHPQLAYCVVQFLEKDSTLTEPTVMALLKYWPKTHSPKEVMFLNELEEILDVIEPSEFVKVMEPLFRQLAKCVASPHFQVAERALYYWNNEYIMSLISDNAAKILPIMFPSLYRNSKTHWNKTIHGLIYNALKLFMEMNQKLFDDCTQQFRAEKSKEKAKWKEREDAWLKIENLAKSNPQFLMYIDSGGSDATMDMETDGPLLDDVNMLKKTVEEEATQLQKDQRKERPLMRRKSELPRDICTVTALEMHRRAEDMLTTHEGH